Proteins encoded within one genomic window of Acidimicrobiales bacterium:
- a CDS encoding 2,3,4,5-tetrahydropyridine-2,6-dicarboxylate N-succinyltransferase: MADLRATIEELWERRAEVDPDDADARRAVLDAVTLLDTGEARVAEIVDGEVVVHQWLKEAILLLFRLARMDTTTIGPFEYADKIPLKGGFERLGVRVVPGASARFGAFLDRGVVLMPSYVNIGARVGARTMVDTWATVGSCAQIGADVHLSGGVGIGGVLEPPQAAPVVIEDEVMIGSRSMITQGARVGRGSVLGEGVILNPSIPVIDAETGDELGRGVVPPWSVGIQASRRRQFPGGEFGLPCVLVLRRLTEGERHDKARLNDILRTHEVSVS; this comes from the coding sequence GAGCTGTGGGAGCGGCGGGCCGAGGTCGACCCCGACGACGCCGACGCCCGCCGTGCCGTGCTCGACGCCGTCACCCTGCTCGACACGGGCGAGGCGAGGGTGGCCGAGATCGTCGACGGCGAGGTCGTCGTCCACCAGTGGCTGAAGGAGGCGATCCTGCTGCTATTCCGCCTCGCCCGGATGGACACGACGACGATCGGCCCCTTCGAGTACGCCGACAAGATCCCGCTGAAGGGCGGCTTCGAGCGCCTCGGCGTCCGCGTCGTCCCAGGTGCGTCGGCCCGCTTCGGGGCGTTCCTCGACCGGGGCGTCGTGCTGATGCCGAGCTATGTGAACATCGGGGCCCGGGTCGGCGCCCGCACGATGGTCGACACGTGGGCGACGGTCGGCTCGTGCGCCCAGATCGGCGCCGACGTCCACCTCTCCGGCGGGGTCGGCATCGGCGGGGTGCTCGAGCCGCCGCAGGCCGCACCGGTCGTCATCGAGGACGAGGTGATGATCGGGAGCCGGTCGATGATCACCCAGGGCGCCCGGGTCGGGCGGGGCAGCGTGCTCGGCGAGGGCGTGATCCTCAACCCGTCGATCCCGGTGATCGACGCGGAGACCGGCGACGAGCTCGGTCGGGGCGTCGTGCCGCCGTGGTCCGTCGGCATCCAGGCGTCGCGGCGGCGCCAGTTCCCGGGCGGCGAGTTCGGCCTGCCGTGCGTGCTCGTGCTTCGGCGGCTCACCGAGGGCGAGCGC